Within Actinoplanes sp. L3-i22, the genomic segment TGCGTTACAGCCGCCGGGAGGCGTTGCGGCACAGCGCCGCGCACCCCCGGGGCCTGCCGCCCGGCGCGCAGGCCGCATCCGCCTCGTCGCCCGGCGCGCAGGCCGCGTCCGCCTCGCCGCCCGGCGCTCCGGCCCGGCCCCCGGTGGTGCTGGTGCACGGCACCAACGGGCGCTCCTCCTGCGACTGGTTCACGCTCGCCCCGCTGCTGGCCAACCACGGGCGGCAGGTGTACCCGTTCGACTGGCGGCGGGCCCGCCCCGAACCCGGGACCAGCGCCACCCACCGGCACGCGCTGGAACTGGCCGCGCACGTCGACCAGGTCCGGGCCACGACCGGCGCCGAGCGGGTCGACGTGGTCGGCCACTCCTGGGGCGCGGTCCTGGCCCACTACCTGGTCCGCTGCCTGCCCGGAGAGCCCGCGTCCGGGGCCGTGCGCACCCTGGTCGGCCTGGCGCCCACCTACGGCGGCACCACGCTGCACGGGCTGCTCCGCCGGCCGGACCGGCTGCCCGCCGGGCTGCGCCGCTGGCTGGACGCGAAGATCCCGACCTGGCGCGAGCAGGTACCCGGCTCCCCGGTGCTGACCGCGATCCGGTCCGCCCCACCCGCACCGTCGACCCGCCTCACCACCATCGTCACCCGCTACGACCAGTTGGTGACGCCCTACACCGCGTCCCTGGCCGCCGCCCCGGACGCCACCCACGTCGTGCTGCAGCAGCACACCCCGCGCGCACGCCCCGGCCACCTCGGCATCCTCCACCACCCAGCCGCCCTGACCCAGGTCCTCCAAGCCCTCAAAGCCCCCTGACCCGCAGCCACCATCACGATGACGCCGGAGCACTCATACCTGGATCAGGTTGCCCAGCCGCGACCCCACGGCACGGTCACCCCGCGCGCGACCTCCCGCAACGACTCACGCTCTCCGACAGCACCTGGCCCCAGCCCGGCCGAATCCACGGGCACGCACACCCACGTACCAAAGCAATCGGTTTAACCAGAAACCGAACCGCCTGCCGCGCCCCGCCATCGCGGCCAGGAACCAAACCGCCCAGCGCGCCCAGCCGTCGCGGCCAGGAACCGAATCGCCTGGCGCGCCCCGCCGTAACGCGGGGTTTCAGGGGGCTCGGCCCCCTGAGCAAAATGCGAAGAGGGGCCCCGGTCCGCGCTTTCCGCGGACAGGGACCCCTGCCATCTCGTAGCGGGGACAGGATTTGAACCTGCGACCTCTGGGTTATGAGCCCAGCGAGCTACCGAGCTGCTCCACCCCGCGTCGGTATGGGTAAAGCTTAGCTCCTCCTGAAGGGGGCTTCACACCGGGGTCACCCGGAGGCTTAATCCCCAGGTCACCCGCCCTTTACCGGCCCCCAGCCGGGACCGCGGGCCGCCTCGCCGCTCGGAGAGAAAGTGGCGAGGCGACCCAAAAAGTCCAGGATTTCTCAGATCGCGGCCGGAACCGCCCGCCGGGACCGCACCTTGGCGGCCCCCAGCGCGGCCACGTTCAGGATCAGCCCGGCCACCGCGACCCCGGTCACCAGGTTGACCCCGGGCCGGAACGGCGTGAAGTCCCCGGACGCCGCGGTGGTGGCCGAGGCGATCAGCCCGCTGACCACGGCCAGCACCAGCGCGGTCCCGACCTGCCCGGACGACTGGACCAGCCCGGAGGCCAGGCCCTGTTCGTCGTCGGAGATCCCGTCGGTGGCCTGCGCCATGATCGAGCTGAAGCCGAACGCGAAGCCCCCGCCCAGCAGCAGCATCGTCGGCAGCACGGTGACCAGGTAGTCGGGCCGGCTGCCGGCGGTGGCGAGGAACCAGACGTAGCCGGCGCTGAGTGACACCATCGCGGCCACGATCAGCGGCGCGGTGCCGTGCCGGTCGATCAGCCGGCCCATGAACGGCGAGCCGAACGCCACCAGCAGCCCGGCCGGCAGCAGCGCGAGGGCCATCCGCAGCGGCGTCCAGTGCAGCACGTCCTGCAGGTAGAGCGTCATCATGAACTGGAAGCTGACGTACGACCCCATCAACGCGACCATGCTGGCGTTGGCCCGCACGATCGACCCGACCCGGAAGATGCTCAGGCGCACGAGCGGGTGCCGGACCCGGTTCTCGGCGATCACGAACGTGACGAGCAGCACCACGGCGAGCGCGGTGATCGCGATCATGACCGGGTCGAAGCCGCGCTGCGGGGCGGTGACCACGGCGTACACCGCGAGCAGCATGCCGCTCACCAGGGTGACCGCCCCGATCAGATCGTGGCCGCCCTCGGCCGCGGGCTTGTCCCGGGGGATCAGGAAGATGCCGGCGATCAGCGCGGCGAGCGCGAGCGGCACCGGGACGAGGAACGTCCAGCGCCAGCCGAGGCTGGTGAGCAGCCCGCCGAGGATCAGGCCGGACGAGTATCCGCTGGCCCCGAAGACCGTGAAGATCGAGAGCGCCCGGTTCCGGGCCCGGCCCTCGGGGAACGTGGTGGTCAGGATGCTCATCGCGGTCGGCGCGGTGAACGCCGCCGCGAGCCCCTTGACGAATCGGGTGGCGATCAGCAGGCCGCCGTCGTCGACCAGGCCGCCGACCAGCGACGCGACGGTGAAGACGCCGAGCGCGATCAGGAAGACCTTGCGCCGGCCGAGCAGGTCGGCGGTGCGCCCGCCGAGGAGCAGCAGGCCGCCGTAGCCGAGCACGTAGCCGTTGACGATCCACTGCAGGGACGTGGTGGACAGGCCCAGCTCGGAGCCGATCGAGGGGAGCGCCACCCCGACCATCGAGACGTCGAGACCGTCGAGGAAGAGGACCGCGCACAACACCGCGAGCACGCCCCAGAGCCGCGGAGTCCAGCGGTGTTCCGCGGCGGCGACGGCGCTGTCGCCGCTCGCCGCGGACGGGGTCAGGGATTCGGTGATAGTCACGGAAACGACACTAGATGCACGCGCATCTAATGTCCACGCATCTCATGCCGTCGCATAAATTTCACAAGCATTAACCTGAGGGTACGGAGTAAGATGCCCCCCATGGAGCCGGAAACCGACCTCGTCGATCGCTGGCGATCGCTCCTGACCTGCTACAACGAGGTGGCTTGCCATCTCGAGCGGGCTCTGGGCGACGCCCACTCCCTCACCCTGAGTGAGTACGAATCACTCGACCGTCTCACCACCCAGGAGTGTGGCAAGCGCCGCATGCAGGACCTGGCCGAGACGATGTATCTGAGCCAGAGCGCCCTGTCCCGCACGGTCAGCCGGCTGGTGAAGAGCGGCCTGGTCGACCGCACCCACTGTGAGGACGATCGCCGCGGCGTCTACGTCGAGATCACCGAGGCCGGGCGGCAACGCTGGGCCGAGGCTCGGAAGACGCATCTGTCCGTGCTGTCGGAGCACCTCGCCCCGGTCGGGTAGGGGACAGCCCCGCCACCACCAGCACCACCGCACCGCAGGCCGCGACCACCACCCATCCCGGGCGGGTCGCCGCCGCAAGCCCGGCCGGTCCGACGTCCGCGACCAGCCCGCCGGCCAGCGCGATGCCGAGCGCCGCGCCGACCTGCCGCGAGGTCGAGGCGATCCCGCCGGCCACCCCGGAACGCTCCGGCGGCAGGCCGCTGACCGCGGTGTTGGTGATCGGCGCGTTCGCGAAGCCGATGCCGATCCCGA encodes:
- a CDS encoding MFS transporter, whose amino-acid sequence is MTITESLTPSAASGDSAVAAAEHRWTPRLWGVLAVLCAVLFLDGLDVSMVGVALPSIGSELGLSTTSLQWIVNGYVLGYGGLLLLGGRTADLLGRRKVFLIALGVFTVASLVGGLVDDGGLLIATRFVKGLAAAFTAPTAMSILTTTFPEGRARNRALSIFTVFGASGYSSGLILGGLLTSLGWRWTFLVPVPLALAALIAGIFLIPRDKPAAEGGHDLIGAVTLVSGMLLAVYAVVTAPQRGFDPVMIAITALAVVLLVTFVIAENRVRHPLVRLSIFRVGSIVRANASMVALMGSYVSFQFMMTLYLQDVLHWTPLRMALALLPAGLLVAFGSPFMGRLIDRHGTAPLIVAAMVSLSAGYVWFLATAGSRPDYLVTVLPTMLLLGGGFAFGFSSIMAQATDGISDDEQGLASGLVQSSGQVGTALVLAVVSGLIASATTAASGDFTPFRPGVNLVTGVAVAGLILNVAALGAAKVRSRRAVPAAI
- a CDS encoding alpha/beta fold hydrolase, with the protein product MNSAPLPVRYSRREALRHSAAHPRGLPPGAQAASASSPGAQAASASPPGAPARPPVVLVHGTNGRSSCDWFTLAPLLANHGRQVYPFDWRRARPEPGTSATHRHALELAAHVDQVRATTGAERVDVVGHSWGAVLAHYLVRCLPGEPASGAVRTLVGLAPTYGGTTLHGLLRRPDRLPAGLRRWLDAKIPTWREQVPGSPVLTAIRSAPPAPSTRLTTIVTRYDQLVTPYTASLAAAPDATHVVLQQHTPRARPGHLGILHHPAALTQVLQALKAP
- a CDS encoding MarR family winged helix-turn-helix transcriptional regulator; the encoded protein is MEPETDLVDRWRSLLTCYNEVACHLERALGDAHSLTLSEYESLDRLTTQECGKRRMQDLAETMYLSQSALSRTVSRLVKSGLVDRTHCEDDRRGVYVEITEAGRQRWAEARKTHLSVLSEHLAPVG